One window of the Candidatus Saccharibacteria bacterium genome contains the following:
- a CDS encoding CPBP family intramembrane metalloprotease: MSFLPLLLVALAISAYSTYTGVKDYAELIRTKERSRLYLRWISQSWLIFALPAATLLLLAGHVHYLFEPIARSDSSAFISLSGNSEHDTSVIIGVVIGLLIAAFIVGWRVKRSLKKRREAPQEALVPTTTKERWLAVGMSVTAGITEELFFRAMLPALLFLVTGNAAVSMGLALLVFGIEHLYGGWKVVLATTVIGWVFLKLFMSSGTIFVPMAVHALLDINGLIVMPYLAKKGIFGKRA; encoded by the coding sequence TTGTCATTTTTACCCCTACTTCTGGTCGCACTCGCCATATCGGCTTACTCAACCTACACCGGCGTCAAAGATTACGCCGAGCTCATACGCACAAAAGAAAGAAGCAGGTTATACCTGCGCTGGATTAGTCAGTCCTGGCTAATTTTTGCCCTTCCAGCAGCAACGCTTTTACTACTCGCTGGACACGTCCACTATCTGTTTGAGCCGATTGCCCGCAGCGACAGCTCTGCATTCATCAGTCTGAGCGGCAATAGCGAACACGACACCAGTGTCATCATTGGCGTCGTGATAGGGCTTCTCATTGCAGCCTTCATTGTTGGCTGGCGAGTCAAACGTAGTCTGAAAAAGCGCCGCGAGGCACCGCAAGAAGCACTTGTCCCTACTACAACCAAAGAGCGATGGCTGGCTGTCGGTATGTCGGTAACGGCCGGTATTACCGAAGAACTTTTCTTCCGCGCCATGCTGCCCGCGCTCCTTTTTCTTGTCACTGGCAACGCGGCCGTATCGATGGGTCTAGCGCTTCTTGTTTTTGGGATTGAGCATCTCTACGGTGGCTGGAAGGTTGTGCTTGCAACTACCGTCATTGGCTGGGTATTTCTCAAACTTTTCATGAGCAGCGGAACTATTTTTGTACCTATGGCTGTCCATGCACTGCTCGATATTAACGGCCTCATTGTCATGCCATACCTTGCGAAAAAAGGTATATTTGGCAAGCGCGCGTAA
- a CDS encoding DUF1697 domain-containing protein has protein sequence MKYVALLRGINVGGNRKVPMAELKTAFEQCGFSDVRTYINSGNVIFESLKKPNVSAMQNTLLSTFGFEIPLLILDGDRICRIAEAIPEGWQNDTTQKSDIAYLFPAADDATITMKLGCNADIETAVYVEGALLYSVERKNQHRSSLLRVVGTPLYQQMTIRNLNTARKLAELCYARSQ, from the coding sequence ATGAAATACGTTGCGTTGCTGCGCGGGATTAATGTAGGAGGCAACCGCAAAGTGCCGATGGCAGAGCTTAAGACTGCGTTTGAGCAGTGTGGCTTTAGTGATGTCAGGACGTACATAAACTCTGGCAATGTCATTTTCGAATCGCTCAAGAAGCCAAATGTGAGCGCTATGCAAAATACGTTATTGTCAACCTTTGGGTTTGAAATACCGCTCCTTATCCTCGACGGCGACCGCATTTGCCGCATTGCCGAAGCGATTCCGGAAGGGTGGCAAAACGACACCACACAGAAGTCAGACATAGCCTACCTATTTCCAGCGGCGGACGATGCGACTATTACCATGAAACTCGGCTGCAATGCAGACATAGAAACGGCGGTATATGTAGAGGGCGCACTGTTGTACTCCGTTGAGCGCAAAAACCAACATCGCAGCAGCCTGCTCAGGGTAGTAGGTACGCCACTGTACCAACAGATGACCATTCGTAACCTAAACACTGCCCGTAAGCTAGCTGAACTTTGCTACGCTCGTTCGCAGTGA
- a CDS encoding DNA alkylation repair protein, with protein MVMDNLKKYVSDADAVNLQWFFKTGPGEYGEGDQFIGVRVPMIRKICKEFKQLSLAEVQKLIESPFHEHRMAGLIILTLQYPHASTRAKNDIFDLYMRELTKRNINNWDLVDVTCRHIVGEHVRENRAVLYKLANSDNLWERRVSIISTFAYIARGDATTSLELAELLLHDREDLMHKAVGWTLREVGKRCDEQLLRNFLNRHAHHMPRTALRYAIEHLPPADRQHYMKKKDTSY; from the coding sequence ATGGTTATGGATAACCTGAAAAAGTATGTCAGTGATGCCGACGCGGTGAACTTGCAGTGGTTTTTCAAGACGGGGCCGGGGGAGTATGGCGAAGGTGACCAATTCATCGGCGTCCGCGTGCCGATGATACGGAAGATATGTAAAGAGTTCAAACAGTTGTCGCTTGCTGAGGTACAAAAACTCATCGAAAGTCCGTTTCACGAACACCGCATGGCAGGGCTCATTATACTGACGCTGCAATACCCACACGCATCAACGAGAGCGAAAAACGACATATTTGACCTCTATATGCGTGAGCTAACCAAGCGAAATATCAATAACTGGGATCTCGTTGACGTTACTTGCCGTCACATTGTCGGTGAACATGTGCGAGAAAACCGTGCAGTGTTGTACAAACTTGCGAATAGCGACAACCTGTGGGAACGGCGTGTGAGCATCATTAGCACATTTGCCTACATTGCTCGAGGTGATGCGACTACCTCACTTGAATTGGCCGAATTATTACTACATGACCGTGAGGACCTCATGCATAAAGCTGTTGGCTGGACGCTGCGCGAAGTCGGCAAACGCTGCGATGAACAACTGCTACGCAATTTTCTTAATCGACATGCGCACCATATGCCACGCACCGCTTTGCGGTACGCTATTGAACATTTGCCCCCGGCTGACCGACAGCACTACATGAAAAAGAAAGACACTAGTTACTAG
- a CDS encoding tryptophan-rich sensory protein, whose product MNNDTMQWYDALTKPSWTPSPNIIGTIWTLLYPIIIGVNIYVWMLYARKEIPFIVLLPFIINVVANIAFTPIQFGLRSLVGAATCILIVWATIIWLMVAIWPHNRIVAFLFIPYLLWVSLASVLQLSITTSN is encoded by the coding sequence ATGAACAATGACACTATGCAGTGGTATGATGCGCTCACGAAACCTTCGTGGACACCAAGCCCAAATATCATTGGCACCATCTGGACGCTCCTGTATCCCATAATTATTGGTGTCAATATTTACGTATGGATGCTGTACGCTCGAAAAGAAATCCCCTTCATCGTACTCCTACCTTTTATCATAAATGTAGTCGCGAATATTGCATTTACGCCCATTCAGTTTGGGCTGCGCAGCCTCGTAGGGGCAGCCACGTGCATCCTCATCGTATGGGCAACTATCATTTGGTTAATGGTTGCCATTTGGCCGCACAACCGCATCGTTGCGTTCCTATTTATTCCTTACCTTCTGTGGGTTAGCCTTGCTAGCGTCCTCCAGCTAAGCATTACCACTAGTAACTAG
- a CDS encoding DUF2177 family protein produces MELVKQLVVAGGVMGALDWIWLGTVAKTFYRSQIGKLLLDKPNMTAAVLFYVIYVVGVVTFVISPALERGSLGYALTRGALFGFVAYATYDLTNLATIKGFTTKVVVVDLAWGALLTATVAGVTFAILHR; encoded by the coding sequence ATGGAATTAGTCAAGCAACTTGTGGTGGCGGGTGGCGTCATGGGGGCGCTGGACTGGATTTGGCTTGGAACGGTCGCGAAAACGTTTTATCGCTCGCAAATCGGTAAACTCCTACTCGACAAGCCAAATATGACGGCTGCAGTATTGTTTTACGTTATTTACGTAGTTGGAGTGGTGACATTTGTCATCTCGCCGGCTCTTGAAAGGGGTTCGCTCGGCTACGCCCTGACACGCGGCGCGCTCTTTGGCTTTGTGGCGTATGCCACCTATGACTTAACAAACCTTGCCACCATCAAAGGCTTTACCACCAAAGTTGTTGTGGTTGATTTGGCTTGGGGGGCACTGCTGACGGCCACGGTCGCGGGTGTGACATTCGCCATACTGCACCGCTGA
- a CDS encoding DUF1295 domain-containing protein — translation MKRLLQLFFVGYVVLSVATLVRYGMLGNVFSKMALCWLAGLLLLTLFFAVALARQRFDLVDTAWGLTFMAIATSAFVIGPYTVGLNAATVVLGLVCIWGLRLAWHIGRRFLRSSSTDERYVELMKKWRGNRALNAYVRIYGVQSLLALLVSIPVIHICISQGVAWNIWMQLGVLVWAVGFWCETLADAQLKRFLANPVNRGKLMTHGLWKYSRYPNYFGELTMWWGVALMSLGTAHGWVGLGGAAVITYLIVYVSGIPPKEARLKTRHGWEDYAKKTRLLLPAPR, via the coding sequence ATGAAACGCCTGCTGCAACTATTTTTCGTCGGGTATGTGGTTTTGTCTGTTGCGACACTTGTTCGTTATGGCATGCTTGGAAACGTATTCAGCAAAATGGCACTGTGTTGGCTGGCTGGCCTGCTCCTGCTGACTCTATTCTTTGCGGTCGCACTTGCTCGGCAGCGGTTTGATTTGGTGGACACTGCCTGGGGCTTGACCTTTATGGCTATTGCCACAAGCGCCTTTGTAATTGGCCCCTATACAGTCGGGTTAAACGCGGCTACAGTAGTTTTAGGGCTGGTGTGCATTTGGGGGCTTCGGCTGGCGTGGCACATTGGGCGCCGGTTTTTGCGTTCCTCCAGTACAGATGAACGCTACGTTGAACTCATGAAAAAATGGCGCGGTAACAGAGCGCTAAATGCCTATGTTCGTATATATGGAGTGCAGTCGCTCTTGGCACTACTAGTATCTATACCAGTTATTCATATTTGCATCAGTCAAGGGGTAGCTTGGAATATATGGATGCAACTAGGTGTCTTAGTATGGGCTGTAGGCTTTTGGTGTGAGACGCTGGCTGATGCGCAGCTAAAGCGCTTTCTGGCGAACCCAGTAAACCGCGGCAAGCTCATGACTCACGGTCTTTGGAAATATTCGCGCTACCCAAACTACTTTGGCGAACTCACTATGTGGTGGGGAGTTGCGCTCATGTCGCTCGGCACCGCACATGGCTGGGTGGGCTTGGGTGGCGCGGCTGTCATAACCTATCTCATAGTCTACGTTTCCGGCATCCCCCCAAAAGAGGCGAGACTAAAAACCAGACATGGCTGGGAGGACTATGCAAAAAAGACCAGACTACTTCTACCGGCTCCCAGATAG
- a CDS encoding excinuclease ABC subunit UvrC: MSEELANKLKELPKTPGVYFHKSASGEIIYVGKAAVLRNRVRQYFQASRSRDPKTEALVAEIVDTDWMEVESELEALFLEAEMIRRYMPRYNILLRDDKAMSYIRIDIDSDYPTVSTTRRPLDDGARYYGPYFSTTGVRAALKLLRRIFPFAYKKPAGQKRVSLYYHLGLDPGLEEGKTNLADYRANLRKLIAVIEGKRERIIRQVEKEMKVASKAQNFELAAKLRNQMAALQNLGRQVIFSDKEFMDISKDHALGELVDLLGLAKFPRRIEGYDISHMQGTNVVASMVVFTNGVSDKGQYRKFKMTRQQNDDFYNMHETITRRLSDKNMKAWGKPDLFLIDGGKGQLDAALRARAEFASRTDPDAVLRQGPSLTQGFMMPMIGLAKREEQIVIKKEQSAEGRGQSSSEVGSNVTLDVNVLHKLGGYTTETDDFILVNLPHSTNLVKLLQRIRDESHRFAVSYHSTLKVKQQTASVLDGIPTIGPATRKKLIKTFGSVRGVMQARDWELAKIVGDKKAVILRQYLRPVQKEQRKT; the protein is encoded by the coding sequence TTGAGCGAAGAATTGGCTAATAAATTAAAAGAGTTGCCCAAAACCCCAGGGGTGTATTTTCATAAGTCAGCCTCAGGGGAGATTATTTATGTGGGGAAGGCGGCGGTGCTGCGCAACCGGGTACGGCAGTATTTTCAGGCAAGTCGGTCGCGCGACCCAAAAACAGAGGCGTTGGTAGCAGAAATAGTCGATACCGATTGGATGGAAGTGGAAAGTGAGCTTGAAGCGCTGTTCCTCGAGGCTGAGATGATTCGCCGCTATATGCCACGCTATAACATTTTGCTGCGCGACGATAAGGCCATGAGCTACATACGCATCGACATCGATAGCGATTACCCCACAGTTAGTACCACGCGCCGACCGCTCGATGATGGTGCACGTTACTACGGCCCGTACTTTTCGACTACGGGCGTTCGTGCGGCACTCAAACTGCTGCGCCGTATTTTTCCCTTTGCCTACAAAAAACCAGCGGGACAAAAACGGGTGAGCCTGTACTATCACCTTGGCCTTGACCCTGGGTTGGAAGAAGGCAAGACAAACCTTGCCGATTACCGCGCAAACCTGCGCAAGCTCATAGCGGTCATAGAGGGTAAACGCGAGCGCATCATCCGCCAGGTGGAGAAAGAGATGAAAGTCGCCAGCAAAGCCCAAAACTTCGAGTTGGCTGCCAAACTGCGAAACCAAATGGCGGCACTGCAAAACCTTGGCCGCCAAGTCATCTTTAGCGACAAAGAATTTATGGATATCAGCAAAGACCATGCGCTTGGTGAGCTGGTTGACTTGCTGGGCCTAGCGAAATTTCCGCGTCGGATAGAGGGCTACGACATATCCCACATGCAGGGCACGAACGTTGTGGCGAGCATGGTTGTATTTACCAATGGCGTGAGCGACAAAGGCCAATACCGCAAGTTCAAAATGACCCGTCAGCAAAACGACGACTTTTACAACATGCACGAAACCATTACTCGCCGCCTGAGCGATAAAAATATGAAAGCTTGGGGTAAGCCCGACCTGTTCCTCATAGACGGCGGCAAAGGCCAGCTAGACGCCGCGCTCCGCGCCCGCGCCGAGTTTGCGTCAAGGACGGACCCTGACGCAGTGCTGCGTCAGGGTCCGTCCTTGACGCAGGGATTCATGATGCCCATGATAGGGCTGGCGAAGCGGGAAGAGCAGATTGTCATAAAAAAAGAGCAGAGTGCAGAGGGTAGAGGGCAAAGTTCGTCCGAGGTTGGCTCGAACGTTACGCTAGATGTAAACGTGTTGCATAAACTCGGTGGGTACACCACTGAAACTGACGATTTTATTCTGGTAAATTTGCCCCACAGCACCAACCTTGTAAAACTACTGCAGCGTATACGCGACGAGTCTCACCGCTTTGCCGTGAGTTATCACTCTACGCTCAAAGTAAAACAGCAAACCGCTAGCGTGCTGGATGGCATCCCCACCATTGGCCCGGCAACCCGCAAGAAACTCATTAAAACATTTGGCAGCGTGCGAGGTGTTATGCAGGCACGCGACTGGGAGCTCGCAAAAATTGTCGGCGATAAGAAGGCGGTAATTTTACGTCAATACCTACGGCCGGTTCAAAAGGAGCAAAGAAAAACATAA
- a CDS encoding metal-dependent hydrolase — MTARTHDVAALTALTLWILAVPPGKTTVATALTAVLANQLGGIAPDIDQPTAPLWRNIPVGRYFGKIFGALVGGHRFFCHSILGVAAFGALSLLLLQFLQPIMPNVDIHFVWGAFLTGVVSHLIMDSFTKEGVPWLLPIPFKFGFPPLRRLRVTTGKGMENFVVLPLLIAITTWLCASNYTALAEIIQRNLVK; from the coding sequence ATGACTGCACGGACGCATGATGTTGCTGCTCTTACTGCACTTACGTTGTGGATTCTGGCCGTGCCGCCCGGCAAGACTACAGTAGCCACAGCGCTGACGGCGGTGCTTGCAAACCAGCTTGGTGGGATTGCGCCAGACATAGACCAGCCCACGGCGCCACTGTGGCGCAATATACCGGTTGGGCGGTACTTTGGAAAGATTTTTGGGGCACTGGTGGGTGGGCATCGTTTCTTTTGCCACTCTATTTTGGGTGTTGCAGCATTTGGGGCGCTTAGTTTGCTACTACTCCAATTTTTGCAGCCAATTATGCCGAACGTAGATATACATTTCGTCTGGGGCGCCTTTCTGACCGGTGTTGTGTCTCACCTCATTATGGATAGTTTCACCAAAGAAGGAGTGCCATGGCTGCTGCCCATTCCATTCAAATTTGGGTTTCCGCCGCTGCGTCGCCTGCGCGTGACTACCGGCAAAGGCATGGAAAACTTTGTTGTACTGCCGCTGCTCATTGCCATTACTACTTGGCTCTGCGCCAGCAATTACACGGCACTGGCCGAAATCATTCAGCGCAACCTCGTGAAGTAG